The sequence below is a genomic window from Streptococcus oralis.
ATGAAGAAGCAGGAGGAGGCCTATCAGCAAGGAGACAATCTATTAAACCGTCAACTGGACGACTGGTATCCCCAGGTCAGACCGATAGCATCAGGTGATTTTTTGCAGATTGAAACGGATCTGACTAGCTATTATAGAAATTTTCAGGCATACTATCAAAAAAATCCGAAAAATAATCGCCAAAAGCTCTATCCACCAGCCTTTTATCACTTATATTTCTCAAGAAATATGGTAAAATAGAAAGGATGGAGGAATCTTATGGTATTACAACGACATGAAATAAATGAAAAAGATACATGGGATCTTTCAACAATCTACCCAACAGATCATGCTTGGGAAGAAGCCTTGAAAGACTTAACTGAAAAAGTACAAACAGCAGCCCAGTATGAGGGGCATCTCTTGGATAGCGCAGACAGTTTGCTTGAGATTACAGAATTCTCACTTGACTTGGAACGCCAAGTTGAAAAGCTTTATGTCTATGCGCATATGAAAAATGACCAGGACACGCGTGAGGCCAAGTATCAAGAGTACTATGCTAAGGCAATGACCCTATACAGTCAGTTAGAACAAGCCTTTTCATTCTATGAACCTGAGTTTATGGAGATTAGTGAAGAGCAGTATGCGGCCTTCCTAGAAGCTCAACCAAAACTCCAAGTTTACAAGCACTTTTTTGACAAGCTCTTGCAAAAGAAAGACCATGTTCTTTCGCAACGTGAGGAAGAATTGCTTGCTGGAGCAGGAGAAATCTTTGGCGCTGCTAGTGAAACCTTCGCTATTTTGGACAACGCGGATATTAGCTTCCCATATGTCCTTGATGACGAAGGCAAGGAAGTGCAACTCTCACACAGTACTTACATTCGCTTGATGGAGTCTAAAAACCGTGAGGTGCGCCGTGGTGCCTATGAAGCCCTTTATGCGACTTATGAGCAATTCCAGCATACTTACGCTAAGACTTTGCAGACAAATGTTAAGGTGCAAAACTACCGCGCAAAAGTTCGTAACTATAAGAGTGCTCGCCATGCAGCCCTCGCAGCAAATTTTGTTCCAGAAAGTGTCTATGACAATCTAGTAGCAGCAGTTCGCAAGCATTTGCCACTCTTACATCGTTACCTTAAACTTCGTTCTAAAATCTTGGGGATTTCAGATCTCAAGATGTATGATGTCTACACTCCGCTCTCGTCAGTAGATTATAGCTTTACTTACGAAGAAGCCTTGAAAAAGGCAGAAGAGGCCTTGGCGGTCTTGGGTGACGACTACTTGAGCCGTGTTAAACGGGCCTTCAGTGAGCGTTGGATTGATGTCTATGAAAATCAAGGCAAGCGTTCTGGTGCCTACTCTGGTGGTTCATACGATACCAATGCCTTTATGCTCCTCAACTGGCAGGACAATCTAGACAATCTCTTTACCCTTGTCCATGAAACAGGTCATAGTATGCACTCAAGCTATACTCGTGAAACCCAACCATATGTTTACGGGGATTATTCTATCTTCTTGGCAGAGATTGCCTCAACGACCAATGAAAATATCTTGACGGAGAAATTATTGGAGGAAGTGGAAGACGATGCAACTCGCTTTGCTATTCTCAATAACTTCCTAGACGGTTTCCGTGGAACAGTCTTCCGTCAAACTCAATTCGCTGAGTTTGAACACGCCATCCACCAAGCAGACCAAAATGGAGAAGTCTTGACAAGTGATTTCCTCAATAAACTCTACGCTGACTTGAACCAAGAGTACTATGGACTCAGCAAGGAAGACAATCCTCAAATCCAATACGAGTGGGCGCGCATTCCACACTTCTACTATAACTACTACGTATACCAGTATTCGACTGGTTTTGCAGCGGCTTCAGCCTTGGCTGAGAAGATTGTCCATGGTAGTCAGGAAGACCGTGACCGTTATATCGACTACCTCAAGGCAGGTAAGTCAGACTATCCACTCAATGTCATGAGAAAAGCGGGAGTAGATATGGAGAAGGAAGACTATCTCAACGACGCCTTTGCAGTCTTTGAACGCCGCTTGAATGAGTTTGAAGCCTTAGTTGAAAAATTGGGACTAGCTTAAGATGGTAGAGTCTTATAGTAAAAACGCCAATCATAACATGCGTCGTCCCGTTGTCAAGGAAGAAATCGTAGAGTTCATGCGCCAGCGTCAAAAGCAGGTGACAGGTTCCTTGAAAGAATTGGAAACCTTCGCTCGTAAGGAAAATATTCCCATTATTCCTCATGAAACAGTCGCATATTTCCGTTTTCTCATGGAAAGTCTGCAGCCCAAGAACATTTTGGAGATTGGAACGGCAATTGGCTTTTCTGCCCTCCTGATGGCGGAACATGCACCAAATGCTAAGATTACAACCATTGACCGCAATCCTGAGATGATAGGCTTTGCCAAGGAAAACTTTGCCCAGTTTGACAGTCGCAAACAAATCACCCTCCTAGAGGGAGACGCAGTCGATGTCTTGTTAACCTTGACTGAAACATATGACTTTGTCTTTATGGATTCAGCCAAGTCCAAGTACATCGTCTTTCTACCAGAAATCCTTAAACACTTGGAAGTTGGTGGAGTAGTGGTTTTGGATGATATTTTCCAAGGAGGCGATGTTGCCAAGGACATCATGGAAGTCCGTCGGGGTCAACGCACCATTTACCGTGGTTTGCAAAGACTGTTCGACGCAACGTTAGACAATCCAGATTTAACAGCGACTTTAGTTCCACTTGGAGACGGTATTCTTATGCTACGAAAGAATGTGGAAAATGTAACTTTACCAGAAATGGAATAATATTAAAAATCGTATAATCCTTCTGTATCAAAAACAGGAGGATTTTTATGTCTCAAAACATCATCAATATTGGCTATGCACGCGTTTCAACCCACAAGCAAGATTTGGGCTTAGAGGTGCAAATCGATGCTCTCAAGCATTGTGACCAGCTTTTTATCGAGCGTGAATCTGGCTCAAATAATGCACGCTCAGAACTCGAAAAGGCTCTAAAATTGGCTCAAACGCTTTCGAAAAAAGGAACGCAAGTCACTTTCACCATCTACAAGCTTGATAGGCTTACGCGCTCTATGTTTAAATTGCTAGAACTGATTGAACAATTTAATGATTCGGATATTCAGCTAGTCAGTTTGCATGAAAAGCTGGAAACCGATTCGCTCATTGGTAGGTTACTTTGTGTCATTTTAGGATTTGTGGCAGAAAGTGAGCTGGAAAACTTGCGATTTCGTACTCGTGAAGGGCTTCGTAAAGCTAAGGAAAAAGGTGTCAAACTGGGTGCTAAGCGAATTTCGAAAAAGAAGGAGGAGAGAATTATTGAGCAGTATTTGGCAGGTGGATTAAGCATAAGAAAAATTGCAAAAACAGAACAAATTTCGACCTCAACCATCTATAAAGTGTTGGAACGCAACGATGTGGCCAACAATCGAAAAAAAGTTTCGCAAAATTCTTGCTAAAAACAAGACAAAATGGTAGAATAAAGGCGTAAATTTGTGTCGATTAACGACCGTTTGGCGAAACATTCAAAATAACAATGTGAATATTTCAGAAAATACGAATTTAA
It includes:
- the pepF gene encoding oligoendopeptidase F — its product is MVLQRHEINEKDTWDLSTIYPTDHAWEEALKDLTEKVQTAAQYEGHLLDSADSLLEITEFSLDLERQVEKLYVYAHMKNDQDTREAKYQEYYAKAMTLYSQLEQAFSFYEPEFMEISEEQYAAFLEAQPKLQVYKHFFDKLLQKKDHVLSQREEELLAGAGEIFGAASETFAILDNADISFPYVLDDEGKEVQLSHSTYIRLMESKNREVRRGAYEALYATYEQFQHTYAKTLQTNVKVQNYRAKVRNYKSARHAALAANFVPESVYDNLVAAVRKHLPLLHRYLKLRSKILGISDLKMYDVYTPLSSVDYSFTYEEALKKAEEALAVLGDDYLSRVKRAFSERWIDVYENQGKRSGAYSGGSYDTNAFMLLNWQDNLDNLFTLVHETGHSMHSSYTRETQPYVYGDYSIFLAEIASTTNENILTEKLLEEVEDDATRFAILNNFLDGFRGTVFRQTQFAEFEHAIHQADQNGEVLTSDFLNKLYADLNQEYYGLSKEDNPQIQYEWARIPHFYYNYYVYQYSTGFAAASALAEKIVHGSQEDRDRYIDYLKAGKSDYPLNVMRKAGVDMEKEDYLNDAFAVFERRLNEFEALVEKLGLA
- a CDS encoding O-methyltransferase, which produces MVESYSKNANHNMRRPVVKEEIVEFMRQRQKQVTGSLKELETFARKENIPIIPHETVAYFRFLMESLQPKNILEIGTAIGFSALLMAEHAPNAKITTIDRNPEMIGFAKENFAQFDSRKQITLLEGDAVDVLLTLTETYDFVFMDSAKSKYIVFLPEILKHLEVGGVVVLDDIFQGGDVAKDIMEVRRGQRTIYRGLQRLFDATLDNPDLTATLVPLGDGILMLRKNVENVTLPEME
- a CDS encoding recombinase family protein; this encodes MSQNIINIGYARVSTHKQDLGLEVQIDALKHCDQLFIERESGSNNARSELEKALKLAQTLSKKGTQVTFTIYKLDRLTRSMFKLLELIEQFNDSDIQLVSLHEKLETDSLIGRLLCVILGFVAESELENLRFRTREGLRKAKEKGVKLGAKRISKKKEERIIEQYLAGGLSIRKIAKTEQISTSTIYKVLERNDVANNRKKVSQNSC